Proteins from a genomic interval of Sulfurimonas sp. HSL3-2:
- the rpoC gene encoding DNA-directed RNA polymerase subunit beta', with protein MSKLVAIEVKEDNRPTDIKQLQFRLASPEKILSWSHGEVKKPETINYRTLKPERDGLFCAKVFGPVRDYECLCGKYKKMRYKGVVCEKCGVEVASSKVRRVRMGHIDLVTPVAHIWYVSSLPSRIGTLFGVKMKDLERVLYYEAYIVEEGGEAYYDAEAKTPVIKYDVLNEEQYRTLVQRFGELGFKARMGGEVIRDLLDDIDLVELFSQLKEEIDATNSEAKRKTIAKRLKVIESFLNSGNNPAWMMLTVLPVLPPDLRPLVSLDGGKFAVSDVNDLYRRVINRNQRLKRLVELEAPEIIVRNEKRMLQEAVDALFDNGRRANAVKGANKRPLKSLSEIIKGKQGRFRQNLLGKRVDFSGRSVIVVGPSLRMDECGLPKKMALELFKPHLIAKLEEKGYATTIKAATKMIESKTNEVWECLAEIVDGYPVLLNRAPTLHKLSIQAFHPKLIDGKAIQLHPLVCAAFNADFDGDQMAVHVPLGSAAIAEAKVLMLASMNILLPASGKAIATPSQDMVLGIYYITLEKSGVKGSNKLFANVDEVKIAIEHGALDIHAKIRSSVNGRLIHTTAGRLILKSIIPDFVPVELWNRVMKKKAINELVDYVQKHGGIGVTASFLDALKDLGFKQATEAGVSISIDDIIIPEAKAPKIEESKNKVREIQKQFEAGLLTEQERYNKIIDVWTDTNNIVATQMMTLVQTDKNGFNSIHMMADSGARGSAAQIRQLAGMRGLMAKPNGDIIETPIISNFKEGLNVLEYFISTHGARKGLADTALKTANAGYLTRKLVDVAQNVKVVEHDCHTHEGIEISDISDHNSLIESLEDRLYGRVLADDAIDPITNEILFTEGTLIDEVKAKTIVEAGIKSAYIRTPTTCKSEGGICALCYGLNLGTGNLVRRGEAVGIIAAQSIGEPGTQLTLRTFHVGGTASSTRQERQVVASKEGFIRYYNFKTYTSKEGKQIVANRRNAGILLVEPKIKAPFDGRVEIQSIHDEMIISVVGEKETIRYTLRKNEVARPNELAGVGGHIESKLYLPYKHGDLVKNAESIVEKINDGWNVPNHIPYASEIMVKDGDPITQKIRAKEAGTIKYFLLKGDYLERYEGVKAGHEVKEKGLFASIVDGSDHEAIRHYIARGSIVEQDDDAVVEADTMIAKPAKEESIVIAEWDPYSNPIISEANGTVSFEDVIDGVTASSQYDELTGKTRLMINEHISPEYKPTIVLATQDGEIIRYAIDPKSSVYVQNGAEVKIADTLVKTPKALQKSSDITGGLPRVSELFEARRPKVNAVISEIDGVVSFGKALRGKERILITSDSGVIKEYFVDKSLSPQVNVGEYVHAGEKLTDGIGSPHDILRILGVKALHNYLVSEVQQVYRSQGVNIADKHIEVIFTQMLRQIKILQSGDTKFIEGDLISRNKFIEENEKIIRLGGRPAIADPFLVGITRAAVSADSIISAASFQDTTKVLTEAAVSAKFDDLTDLKENVIIGRTIPVGTGIYKDSALKFEDYTN; from the coding sequence ATGAGTAAATTAGTAGCAATTGAAGTAAAAGAAGATAATCGCCCAACAGATATAAAACAACTGCAGTTTCGCCTTGCATCTCCTGAAAAAATACTTTCTTGGAGTCATGGTGAAGTAAAAAAACCGGAAACGATCAACTATCGTACTCTAAAACCTGAGCGCGATGGTCTGTTCTGTGCAAAAGTATTCGGTCCTGTACGTGATTATGAGTGTCTGTGCGGTAAATACAAAAAAATGCGTTATAAAGGCGTAGTATGTGAAAAATGTGGTGTTGAAGTAGCAAGTTCTAAAGTTCGTCGTGTCCGTATGGGGCATATCGATCTTGTTACGCCTGTTGCTCACATCTGGTACGTAAGCTCATTACCGTCTCGTATCGGTACACTTTTCGGTGTTAAGATGAAAGACCTTGAGCGCGTACTTTATTATGAAGCATACATCGTTGAAGAGGGTGGAGAAGCATACTATGATGCTGAAGCAAAAACACCGGTAATTAAATACGATGTTCTAAACGAAGAGCAATACCGTACTTTAGTTCAGAGATTCGGTGAGCTAGGTTTCAAAGCAAGAATGGGTGGTGAAGTTATCCGTGATCTTCTTGATGATATCGATCTAGTGGAACTTTTCTCTCAACTTAAAGAGGAGATTGATGCTACGAACTCAGAAGCGAAACGTAAAACAATTGCTAAACGTCTAAAAGTAATCGAGTCATTCCTAAACAGCGGTAACAACCCTGCATGGATGATGCTTACTGTTTTACCTGTACTTCCACCGGATCTTCGTCCTCTAGTAAGTCTAGACGGCGGGAAATTCGCAGTATCTGATGTAAATGACCTGTATCGCCGTGTTATCAACCGTAACCAACGTCTTAAACGTCTTGTTGAGCTTGAAGCACCTGAGATCATTGTTAGAAATGAAAAACGTATGCTTCAAGAAGCTGTTGATGCACTATTTGACAACGGCCGTCGTGCAAATGCAGTTAAAGGTGCAAACAAACGTCCACTTAAATCATTAAGTGAGATCATTAAGGGTAAACAAGGACGTTTCCGTCAAAACCTTCTTGGTAAACGTGTTGACTTCTCTGGACGTTCTGTAATCGTCGTCGGTCCATCTTTACGTATGGATGAGTGTGGTTTACCTAAGAAAATGGCTCTTGAACTTTTCAAACCGCATCTAATTGCGAAACTTGAAGAAAAAGGCTATGCGACTACGATCAAAGCTGCTACGAAGATGATCGAAAGCAAAACAAACGAAGTTTGGGAATGTCTTGCTGAAATAGTTGACGGGTATCCGGTTCTACTAAACCGTGCTCCGACACTACACAAACTTTCAATTCAGGCGTTTCACCCTAAATTGATCGACGGTAAAGCTATTCAGCTTCACCCTCTAGTCTGTGCGGCATTCAATGCCGATTTCGATGGGGATCAAATGGCTGTTCACGTTCCACTAGGTTCTGCAGCTATCGCTGAAGCAAAAGTATTGATGCTTGCATCTATGAACATTCTTTTACCGGCATCTGGTAAAGCGATCGCTACTCCGTCACAAGATATGGTCCTTGGTATCTATTATATCACTCTAGAGAAGAGCGGTGTAAAAGGTTCAAATAAACTATTTGCAAACGTTGATGAAGTAAAAATCGCTATCGAGCATGGAGCTTTAGATATTCACGCGAAGATCCGTTCAAGCGTAAATGGAAGATTGATCCATACGACTGCTGGTCGTCTGATCCTTAAATCTATCATTCCTGATTTCGTACCTGTAGAGTTATGGAATCGTGTAATGAAGAAAAAAGCGATCAACGAACTAGTTGACTATGTTCAAAAACATGGTGGTATCGGTGTTACTGCATCATTCCTTGATGCACTAAAAGATCTTGGTTTCAAACAAGCAACAGAAGCTGGTGTATCGATCTCTATCGATGATATTATTATCCCGGAAGCGAAAGCTCCGAAGATAGAAGAATCGAAAAACAAAGTTCGTGAGATCCAAAAACAGTTTGAAGCTGGTCTTTTAACTGAGCAAGAGCGTTACAATAAGATCATCGACGTTTGGACAGATACAAACAACATCGTTGCAACTCAGATGATGACTCTTGTTCAGACTGATAAAAACGGTTTCAACTCGATCCATATGATGGCTGACTCTGGAGCTCGTGGTTCTGCAGCTCAGATCCGTCAGCTTGCCGGTATGCGTGGTCTTATGGCTAAACCAAACGGTGACATTATCGAGACTCCGATTATCTCGAACTTTAAAGAGGGTCTAAACGTTCTTGAGTACTTTATTTCGACTCACGGTGCGCGTAAAGGTCTTGCCGATACCGCTCTTAAAACAGCGAATGCGGGTTACTTGACACGTAAGCTAGTCGACGTTGCACAAAACGTTAAAGTTGTTGAGCATGACTGTCATACGCACGAAGGTATCGAGATCTCTGATATCTCTGATCACAACTCATTGATCGAGTCTTTAGAAGACCGTTTATATGGACGTGTTCTTGCAGATGATGCTATCGATCCTATAACAAATGAGATCCTTTTCACTGAAGGTACTCTGATTGATGAAGTAAAAGCGAAGACTATTGTTGAAGCTGGAATCAAATCAGCATATATCCGTACTCCGACTACATGTAAGTCAGAGGGTGGTATCTGTGCACTTTGTTACGGACTAAACCTTGGTACTGGTAACTTGGTACGTCGCGGTGAAGCTGTCGGTATTATTGCTGCTCAGTCGATCGGTGAGCCTGGTACACAGCTTACACTTCGTACATTCCACGTGGGTGGTACGGCGTCAAGCACTCGTCAAGAGCGCCAAGTCGTTGCATCTAAAGAAGGTTTTATCCGTTACTATAACTTTAAAACATACACTTCTAAAGAGGGCAAACAAATCGTTGCTAACCGTCGTAACGCAGGTATCTTACTTGTTGAACCGAAGATTAAAGCACCATTTGACGGTAGAGTCGAGATCCAGTCAATCCATGATGAGATGATCATCAGTGTTGTCGGTGAAAAAGAAACGATACGTTATACACTTAGAAAAAATGAAGTTGCACGTCCAAACGAACTTGCTGGTGTCGGCGGACATATCGAAAGTAAACTGTATTTACCGTACAAACACGGTGATCTAGTTAAAAATGCAGAGTCTATCGTTGAAAAGATCAATGACGGATGGAACGTTCCAAATCACATTCCATACGCTTCTGAGATCATGGTAAAAGACGGTGATCCGATAACTCAAAAAATAAGAGCTAAAGAAGCTGGTACTATTAAGTACTTCCTACTTAAAGGTGATTATTTAGAGAGATACGAAGGCGTTAAAGCTGGTCATGAAGTAAAAGAAAAAGGTCTATTTGCAAGTATCGTAGATGGTTCTGATCATGAAGCGATCCGTCACTATATCGCTCGCGGTTCAATCGTTGAGCAAGATGATGATGCAGTTGTTGAAGCAGATACTATGATAGCTAAACCTGCAAAAGAAGAGTCTATAGTAATAGCTGAGTGGGATCCATACTCTAACCCGATCATATCTGAAGCAAACGGTACAGTGAGTTTTGAAGATGTTATCGACGGTGTTACAGCTTCATCTCAATATGATGAACTTACTGGTAAAACTCGTCTAATGATTAACGAGCATATCTCACCAGAGTACAAACCGACTATCGTTCTAGCAACGCAAGACGGTGAGATCATCAGATATGCTATCGATCCAAAATCTTCTGTATACGTTCAAAACGGTGCAGAGGTTAAAATCGCAGATACACTTGTTAAAACACCAAAAGCGCTTCAAAAATCAAGCGATATTACCGGTGGTCTTCCACGTGTATCTGAGCTTTTTGAAGCACGTCGTCCGAAAGTCAACGCTGTAATCAGTGAGATCGACGGGGTTGTAAGTTTCGGTAAAGCATTACGCGGTAAAGAGCGTATTCTTATTACTTCAGACAGTGGAGTAATAAAAGAGTACTTTGTTGATAAATCTCTTTCTCCACAAGTAAATGTGGGTGAGTATGTTCATGCCGGTGAGAAGTTGACTGACGGTATCGGTTCTCCTCATGATATTTTAAGAATATTAGGTGTGAAAGCATTACACAATTACCTTGTAAGCGAAGTACAACAAGTTTACCGTTCACAAGGGGTTAATATCGCCGATAAACATATCGAGGTTATCTTTACTCAGATGCTTCGTCAGATTAAGATTTTACAATCTGGTGATACGAAGTTTATCGAGGGTGATCTTATCTCTAGAAATAAATTTATCGAAGAGAATGAGAAGATCATTCGTCTAGGCGGTCGTCCTGCGATTGCAGATCCGTTCCTAGTAGGTATCACACGTGCAGCGGTATCAGCAGATAGTATTATCTCTGCTGCATCGTTCCAAGATACTACGAAAGTCTTAACTGAAGCAGCTGTTTCAGCTAAATTCGATGACCTGACGGATCTTAAAGAAAACGTTATTATCGGACGTACTATTCCTGTTGGTACTGGTATCTACAAAGATTCAGCACTAAAATTCGAAGACTACACTAACTAA
- the rpsL gene encoding 30S ribosomal protein S12 codes for MPTINQLIRNERKKVVKKSKSPALVSCPQRRGVCTRVYTTTPKKPNSALRKVAKVRLTSGFEVISYIGGEGHNLQEHSIVLVRGGRIKDLPGVKYHIVRGALDSAGVKDRTVARSKYGTKRPKK; via the coding sequence ATGCCAACAATCAACCAATTGATTCGTAACGAGCGTAAAAAAGTGGTTAAAAAATCAAAATCACCTGCGTTAGTTTCGTGTCCACAACGTCGTGGTGTTTGTACTCGTGTTTACACTACTACACCAAAAAAACCAAACTCGGCTCTACGTAAAGTAGCAAAAGTTCGTTTAACTTCAGGATTTGAAGTTATTTCGTATATCGGTGGAGAGGGTCACAACCTTCAAGAGCACTCAATAGTACTAGTTCGTGGCGGTCGTATCAAAGACTTACCAGGGGTTAAATACCATATCGTACGTGGTGCATTAGATAGTGCTGGTGTTAAAGACCGTACTGTTGCTCGTTCTAAATACGGAACAAAAAGACCTAAAAAATAA